One window of the Microbulbifer sp. Q7 genome contains the following:
- a CDS encoding AgmX/PglI C-terminal domain-containing protein codes for MTTATFHSAATSAPGRTALMPWHYYNSTLPWTSSEEEDQRFQKFLKSGIAAFVVVGALFTFIPAPELTREQAEKLPPQLARVILEKKELPKPVEKPKPKPVEKKQEKPKEVKPEKPKPIEKPKPEPIKTVKPKPLSEKAPAAEVAKAREKAANSGLMQLQDDLMDMRDSLDVSAVASANSLASGAAKAQKIDRSLISDKSKAGSGGINTGQLSRNTGGSALSGRETTQVQVAEATAAAQSSGKEARRERGTRGEESIRQVMEANKGAIFAIYNRALRRDPTLAGKVTVKLVIEANGTISAVTLVSSELDSPDLERKLLARIRLINFGSANVEKSTLNYSIDFLPS; via the coding sequence ATGACTACAGCCACCTTCCATTCAGCAGCTACCAGTGCACCGGGTCGAACGGCCTTGATGCCGTGGCACTACTACAACTCCACTCTGCCGTGGACGTCCAGCGAGGAAGAAGACCAGCGCTTTCAAAAATTCCTCAAGAGCGGCATCGCCGCCTTTGTGGTGGTGGGCGCCCTGTTTACGTTTATCCCCGCGCCGGAGCTGACCCGGGAGCAGGCGGAAAAACTGCCTCCGCAGCTGGCACGGGTCATCCTGGAGAAGAAAGAGCTCCCCAAACCGGTGGAGAAACCCAAACCAAAGCCGGTTGAGAAAAAGCAGGAAAAACCCAAAGAAGTTAAGCCGGAAAAACCGAAGCCCATCGAAAAGCCCAAGCCGGAGCCCATCAAAACCGTAAAGCCGAAACCGCTCAGCGAGAAGGCACCCGCCGCGGAAGTGGCCAAGGCCCGTGAGAAGGCAGCCAATAGCGGCCTGATGCAGCTTCAGGACGACCTGATGGATATGCGGGACAGCCTGGATGTGTCCGCAGTGGCCAGCGCCAACAGCCTTGCCAGTGGCGCGGCCAAGGCGCAGAAAATTGACCGCTCACTGATTAGCGACAAGTCCAAGGCGGGCAGTGGCGGCATCAATACCGGCCAGCTGAGCCGCAACACCGGTGGCTCGGCACTATCTGGTCGCGAGACCACGCAGGTGCAGGTCGCAGAAGCTACGGCAGCAGCACAATCCAGTGGCAAAGAAGCGCGAAGGGAGCGCGGCACCCGCGGTGAGGAGTCGATTCGCCAGGTCATGGAGGCCAATAAGGGGGCCATTTTTGCCATCTACAACCGCGCATTGCGCCGCGACCCGACCCTGGCCGGCAAGGTCACCGTGAAACTGGTCATCGAGGCCAATGGCACCATTTCCGCGGTGACTTTGGTCAGCAGCGAGCTGGACAGCCCGGACCTCGAGCGCAAGCTGCTGGCCCGTATCCGCCTGATCAACTTTGGCTCTGCCAACGTGGAGAAGTCCACGCTCAACTACTCCATCGATTTTCTGCCCTCCTGA
- a CDS encoding tetratricopeptide repeat protein has product MRLTDRNLFSKHEKLLVVFALAATLLAGCAGTATDPGTAGDTPVTSDASGKRVPGPNPYLTEASSVPAGAQQGINRARDYFMQQQYTAAETELQQVVTQWPALSGAWLNLAKVQLKLNNLESAEASLNQAITVNANNVFAWNALGVFLRDQGRFEEAQFAYENALTHWPDFAAAHRNLGILFDLYLHQPERALHHYREARALEPEEDRVLAGWIVDLERRL; this is encoded by the coding sequence ATGCGGCTTACTGATCGAAATTTATTTAGCAAGCACGAAAAGCTGCTAGTGGTTTTTGCACTGGCGGCCACGCTTCTCGCCGGCTGTGCGGGCACCGCGACTGACCCGGGGACCGCAGGTGACACGCCAGTGACCAGCGACGCATCCGGCAAGCGTGTGCCCGGCCCCAATCCTTATCTCACGGAAGCCAGCAGCGTACCCGCCGGCGCCCAGCAGGGAATCAACCGGGCGCGCGACTACTTTATGCAACAGCAGTACACGGCCGCAGAAACGGAATTGCAACAAGTAGTCACCCAGTGGCCGGCACTGTCCGGCGCCTGGCTTAACCTGGCAAAGGTACAACTGAAGCTCAACAACCTGGAATCGGCAGAAGCCAGCCTGAACCAGGCGATAACCGTCAATGCAAACAATGTTTTTGCCTGGAATGCCCTCGGCGTATTCCTGCGCGACCAGGGTCGCTTTGAGGAAGCGCAGTTCGCCTATGAAAACGCGCTGACGCACTGGCCCGATTTTGCCGCGGCACATCGCAACCTGGGGATTCTTTTTGATCTTTACCTGCACCAACCGGAACGGGCTTTGCATCACTACCGCGAAGCGCGCGCACTGGAGCCTGAAGAAGACCGCGTGCTGGCGGGCTGGATTGTGGACCTGGAGAGGAGACTGTAG
- a CDS encoding MotA/TolQ/ExbB proton channel family protein, producing the protein MEFFNTLLRFFQNGGPFMYPIALVLVIGLVLVIERWVFLSRAKLANRRAYGQVLPMMQQRNFAAALKFSQNEKAPVSQIVAAGISTAQHARKDENIAMAIEESILEAVPRLEKRTNYLATLANIATLLGLLGTIIGLIAAFTAVANADPSEKASMLSSSISVAMNTTAFGLISAIPLLLAYSMLQNKTNEIIDSLEMAGVKFLNLITLTRGQKAEAAARPAAKAGATA; encoded by the coding sequence ATGGAATTTTTCAATACACTGCTGCGTTTTTTCCAGAACGGCGGCCCGTTCATGTACCCCATTGCGCTGGTGCTGGTGATCGGCCTGGTACTGGTTATCGAGCGCTGGGTATTCCTGTCCCGCGCCAAACTGGCCAACCGCCGCGCCTACGGGCAAGTACTGCCGATGATGCAGCAGCGTAACTTTGCCGCCGCGCTCAAGTTCTCACAAAACGAGAAAGCACCGGTGAGCCAGATTGTCGCCGCTGGTATTTCTACCGCCCAGCACGCGCGCAAAGACGAAAACATCGCCATGGCCATCGAGGAAAGTATTCTTGAAGCGGTGCCGCGCCTGGAAAAGCGCACAAATTACCTGGCCACCCTGGCCAACATCGCCACACTGCTGGGTCTGCTGGGTACCATTATCGGCCTGATCGCAGCCTTCACCGCGGTCGCCAATGCGGATCCTTCAGAGAAAGCATCCATGCTCTCCTCCAGTATCTCCGTGGCCATGAACACCACCGCGTTCGGCCTGATCTCCGCCATCCCGCTGCTGCTGGCCTACTCCATGCTGCAGAACAAAACCAATGAAATCATCGACAGCCTGGAGATGGCCGGGGTCAAGTTCCTCAATCTGATTACCCTCACACGCGGCCAGAAAGCCGAAGCCGCCGCACGCCCCGCCGCCAAGGCTGGCGCTACCGCTTGA
- a CDS encoding biopolymer transporter ExbD: MKATIGGKLKGRKQRRHKQTKLNLVSLMDIFTILVFFLLVNSSDVEVLQADKTITLPESTSTEKPDTTTVVRVNGDQLLVGNRMIAKVADIPADQEQIQPLLNELEYLASRAEPLPEEKQAVGRPVTILGDEEVPYALLKQIMNTCAAADYRDIDLAVTQTTPQDPATAAAGR, from the coding sequence ATGAAAGCGACGATCGGCGGAAAGCTGAAAGGGCGCAAACAGCGTCGGCACAAACAAACCAAGCTGAATCTGGTTTCACTGATGGATATTTTCACCATCCTGGTGTTCTTCCTGCTGGTGAACTCTTCGGATGTTGAGGTACTGCAGGCAGACAAGACCATCACGTTACCGGAATCCACCTCGACAGAGAAACCCGACACCACAACCGTGGTACGGGTAAATGGCGACCAGTTGCTGGTGGGCAATCGCATGATCGCGAAGGTGGCGGATATCCCCGCGGACCAGGAACAGATTCAGCCCCTGCTAAATGAACTCGAGTACCTGGCCAGCCGCGCCGAGCCGCTGCCAGAAGAAAAACAGGCAGTGGGCCGCCCGGTAACCATTCTCGGGGATGAAGAAGTGCCCTACGCGCTGCTCAAGCAGATCATGAACACCTGTGCCGCAGCGGACTATCGGGATATTGATCTCGCTGTCACGCAGACGACACCCCAGGACCCGGCCACTGCGGCCGCCGGTCGCTAA
- a CDS encoding FAD:protein FMN transferase, translating to MYLVRPLVLLVSLFSSALSYGDWHYHKQSIMGTEVHLQFWHEGSAKADEIGASVMNEFRRIDAALSPYKEDSELSQVNRTAGLGPVPVTPELTSIIEKSLWYSDKTAGAFDITYASVGSLYDFRKGQRADQATTEQLLPAVNYRHLQLNPKQNTLAFADPRTKIDLGGIAKGYAVDRAVAILQRYGVTHASVSAGGDARLLGDKRGKPWLIGIRHPRDKSKNAAVIPLENTAISTSGDYERFFIDDDDHRVHHIFNPSTGRPAATDPDGDASDNQKLISVSVIGPRGFDTDPLSTSVFVLGKQKGLALVEELDGFEAIVIDANHRMFFTSGLQQ from the coding sequence ATGTACCTTGTGCGCCCCCTCGTGTTGTTGGTCAGCCTGTTCAGTTCCGCGCTCAGCTACGGTGACTGGCACTACCACAAGCAGTCCATTATGGGCACCGAGGTGCACCTGCAGTTCTGGCACGAGGGCAGCGCAAAGGCCGACGAAATCGGTGCATCGGTGATGAACGAATTCCGGCGCATTGATGCGGCGCTTTCCCCCTACAAGGAAGACAGTGAGCTGTCGCAGGTCAACCGCACCGCCGGTCTTGGCCCGGTACCGGTCACGCCCGAGCTGACCTCAATCATTGAAAAGTCGCTTTGGTACAGCGACAAAACAGCCGGGGCTTTTGATATCACCTATGCCTCTGTGGGCAGCCTGTACGATTTCCGCAAGGGCCAGCGCGCAGATCAGGCAACCACCGAGCAACTGCTACCGGCGGTGAATTACCGCCACCTTCAGCTGAACCCCAAACAGAATACGCTGGCGTTCGCCGATCCGCGCACCAAAATTGACCTCGGCGGAATTGCCAAGGGCTATGCGGTCGATCGCGCGGTGGCCATCCTGCAACGGTACGGCGTCACCCACGCCAGCGTCAGCGCCGGCGGCGATGCCCGCCTGCTCGGCGACAAACGCGGCAAGCCCTGGCTGATCGGCATTCGCCACCCCCGCGATAAATCAAAAAATGCCGCGGTCATTCCGCTGGAGAATACGGCCATCTCGACGTCCGGGGATTACGAGCGCTTTTTTATCGATGACGACGATCACCGAGTACACCATATTTTCAATCCGTCCACCGGTAGGCCCGCGGCAACCGATCCCGATGGCGATGCGTCTGACAACCAAAAATTGATCAGCGTCAGCGTCATCGGCCCGCGCGGATTTGATACAGACCCGCTCTCCACCAGCGTGTTTGTGCTTGGCAAGCAAAAAGGTTTGGCGCTGGTCGAGGAACTGGACGGGTTTGAAGCGATCGTGATCGATGCGAATCACCGGATGTTCTTTACCAGCGGACTACAGCAGTAA
- a CDS encoding biopolymer transporter ExbD produces the protein MAIRRRLETDPDLDITSFMSLMTVLVPVLLLNMVFSHISVLNLNLPGLSDPSVADQKENRQLELVLRKDYIDINYPAGIRVKRIANRDGQPDFKLVSDVLQEVKRSLRERDIDKKDLVILSEPGTPYRTLVSAMDTARSFRAVVAASVVDAELFPQISLGDAPVADAPATDNQLAGNGI, from the coding sequence ATGGCTATCCGACGCAGGCTGGAAACCGACCCGGATCTGGACATCACCTCGTTTATGAGCCTGATGACCGTACTGGTCCCCGTATTGCTGCTGAATATGGTGTTTTCCCATATCTCCGTGCTGAACCTCAACCTGCCCGGTCTGAGCGACCCCAGTGTGGCGGATCAGAAAGAAAACCGGCAGCTGGAACTGGTGCTGCGCAAGGACTACATCGACATCAACTATCCGGCGGGAATTCGCGTAAAGCGCATTGCCAACCGGGACGGACAGCCGGATTTCAAGCTGGTGTCGGATGTATTGCAGGAGGTGAAGCGCAGCCTGCGTGAGAGGGATATCGACAAGAAAGACCTGGTAATCCTCTCTGAGCCCGGCACCCCATACCGCACCCTGGTGAGCGCCATGGATACCGCACGCTCTTTCCGCGCGGTGGTGGCCGCCTCGGTGGTGGATGCGGAACTGTTCCCGCAAATTTCCCTGGGGGATGCGCCCGTGGCAGACGCACCGGCAACAGACAATCAGCTGGCAGGCAACGGAATATGA
- a CDS encoding AraC family transcriptional regulator → MAFTLTLTGSVFAQSGDFPGADLEDLKQEVLKLNRDLLVLEEDLLFPAQSQVAVYVSMDVGHFFNLDSVKLHIDNKLVETHLYTEHQKKALFRGGIQPLFKGNLKSGEHTVTAYFTGIGPEQREFKRAATLELKKTDEPAVIELRISDSSSKQQPEFTVVQWPAP, encoded by the coding sequence ATGGCATTCACTCTGACGTTGACCGGCAGCGTGTTCGCGCAGAGCGGCGACTTCCCCGGCGCAGACCTCGAAGACCTGAAGCAGGAAGTGCTCAAGCTGAACCGGGACCTGCTGGTGCTGGAAGAAGACCTGCTGTTCCCCGCCCAGAGCCAAGTGGCCGTGTACGTGTCCATGGATGTGGGTCACTTTTTCAACCTGGACAGTGTCAAGCTGCATATCGACAACAAACTGGTGGAAACCCACCTGTATACCGAACACCAGAAAAAAGCCCTGTTCCGCGGCGGTATCCAGCCGCTGTTCAAGGGCAACCTCAAGTCCGGTGAACATACCGTGACCGCCTACTTCACCGGCATCGGCCCGGAGCAGCGGGAATTCAAGCGCGCCGCCACCCTCGAATTGAAGAAAACCGACGAGCCCGCGGTAATCGAGCTGCGCATTTCCGATTCAAGCAGCAAGCAGCAGCCGGAGTTTACCGTCGTGCAGTGGCCGGCTCCCTGA
- a CDS encoding tetratricopeptide repeat protein, producing the protein MKPGWPRIKLLTLAICASATLGGCATQFDPGTTLADLPAATLPPEPQVELPKVALPVLIQSYEKALAANRDPKTRRQIQLRLADLEMERLEQLQADSPEMVVAYGEAVRHYEALLQTSADDDYLAYRLARARALDGNLSGSLAALENIVETAPQSPFIAEALFRRGEAAFSQKKYRAAERDFRAVLAQGESPFAQNARYMLGWSQFKDARYRDASNTFLSLMDLLLAEDQVEKRPLETLQKGERRLADDTLRVLALGFNYLGGAEVIESFSVATDTGVSDDTETRHTRSYQHLLYRALGDWYAESERYRDGAQTFLTFVAQNPQSPEAPGMHVRAVEILQQGNFPSEVVPAKREFVTRYGIRSLYWQNADDTLRGELRSQLKPWLEELARFDHARAQALRNEVRNPGNSKRAAARAERESRSAFLAAAALYAEFIETFPGDEKAPPLTFLMAESLNDAGDHARAFDAYTRVAWEFTEETGKTPANATEAGYAAILMAGEMHKSERNPELANLWLDRKTETSLRFADTWPGDQRALAVQLAAAQNLFAQYRHAETIAAAEKAAGWQPPPNLAQRRNILMLLGHSHFETNNFSAAESAYAQLLAGMATNDPEYVNTRDRLQSSIYKQAEQILKQVHLTTDSLEFVAPTEEAIVLLLRVRASGRSAIAATAQYDAINQLMRLQRWPQAQAELADFRQHYPEHKLTPSLTAKAVAIYQGLDMPEAAANELMALANSDPDPRVRRDSLYLAAEQFEQSGNTARAIEAYRQYARDWREPALQNLEAQYQLVSLYEKVGNPRERNLWINSLAGNRVSEPRGRYLAAYASNELAAQSYARFERQKLNLPLKQSLKRKKQAMEETVSDYKKVLDFGIAEFTTAANFRLAEIYRQLSRDLMDSQRPNGLNPLELEQYEILLEEQAYPFEEKAIELHEANVKRTADGVYDDWVKSSFSSLENLLPARYRKPETTVEWSDAAY; encoded by the coding sequence GTGAAGCCAGGCTGGCCGCGTATAAAACTCCTGACCCTGGCAATTTGTGCCAGCGCTACCCTGGGCGGTTGCGCCACGCAGTTCGATCCGGGCACCACGCTGGCAGACCTGCCAGCCGCTACCCTGCCACCGGAACCGCAGGTAGAGCTGCCGAAAGTGGCGCTGCCGGTGTTGATCCAGAGCTATGAAAAGGCCCTGGCGGCCAACCGCGACCCGAAAACCCGTCGCCAGATCCAGTTGCGCCTTGCCGATCTGGAAATGGAGCGCCTGGAACAGCTGCAGGCGGATAGCCCGGAGATGGTCGTCGCTTACGGTGAAGCCGTGCGGCACTACGAAGCCCTGCTGCAAACCTCCGCCGATGACGACTACCTGGCCTATCGACTCGCCCGCGCCCGCGCCCTCGACGGCAATCTGTCCGGCTCCCTTGCCGCGCTGGAAAACATCGTCGAGACAGCGCCGCAGTCCCCGTTTATTGCCGAGGCCCTGTTCCGCCGCGGCGAAGCGGCCTTCAGCCAGAAAAAATACCGAGCCGCAGAGCGTGACTTCCGCGCGGTGCTCGCGCAGGGGGAGTCTCCCTTTGCGCAAAACGCGCGTTATATGCTCGGCTGGAGCCAGTTCAAGGACGCGCGCTACCGGGACGCGAGCAATACCTTCCTGTCACTGATGGATCTGCTGTTGGCGGAAGACCAGGTAGAAAAGCGTCCGCTGGAAACACTGCAGAAAGGCGAGCGCCGCCTCGCCGACGATACCTTGCGCGTGCTGGCGCTCGGGTTTAACTATCTCGGCGGTGCCGAGGTGATCGAATCCTTCAGCGTTGCGACCGACACCGGCGTCAGCGACGACACCGAAACCCGTCACACTCGCAGCTATCAGCATCTGCTGTACCGCGCCCTCGGTGACTGGTACGCAGAAAGTGAACGCTACCGCGATGGGGCGCAGACCTTCCTCACCTTTGTGGCACAGAATCCGCAAAGCCCTGAGGCACCGGGCATGCATGTGCGCGCGGTGGAGATCCTGCAGCAGGGCAACTTCCCCAGTGAAGTGGTGCCGGCAAAACGGGAATTTGTTACCCGTTATGGCATTCGCAGCCTCTACTGGCAGAACGCCGACGATACGCTGCGGGGAGAGCTGCGCAGCCAGCTGAAACCCTGGCTGGAAGAACTGGCCCGCTTCGATCACGCCCGCGCCCAGGCACTGCGGAACGAAGTGCGCAACCCCGGGAACAGCAAACGGGCCGCAGCGCGCGCCGAGCGTGAATCGCGCAGCGCATTCCTCGCCGCGGCCGCGCTCTACGCAGAATTTATCGAGACCTTCCCCGGCGACGAAAAGGCACCACCGCTCACCTTCCTGATGGCGGAAAGCCTAAACGATGCCGGCGACCATGCGCGAGCCTTCGACGCCTATACCCGGGTCGCCTGGGAGTTCACCGAAGAAACCGGCAAGACCCCGGCCAATGCCACCGAGGCAGGCTATGCGGCCATCCTGATGGCAGGGGAAATGCACAAGTCCGAGCGCAACCCGGAACTCGCAAACCTCTGGCTCGATCGCAAAACGGAAACCAGCCTGCGCTTTGCCGACACCTGGCCCGGCGACCAGCGCGCACTTGCGGTACAGCTGGCTGCGGCCCAGAACCTGTTCGCCCAGTACCGCCACGCGGAAACCATTGCCGCCGCGGAAAAAGCCGCAGGCTGGCAACCACCCCCCAATCTGGCGCAGCGCCGCAACATCCTGATGCTGCTGGGACACAGCCATTTCGAGACGAATAATTTTTCCGCGGCGGAAAGCGCCTACGCACAGCTGCTTGCGGGTATGGCCACCAATGACCCGGAGTACGTGAATACCCGCGACCGGCTGCAGTCGTCGATCTACAAGCAGGCGGAGCAGATTCTCAAGCAGGTGCACCTCACCACAGACAGCCTGGAATTTGTCGCGCCCACCGAGGAAGCCATTGTGCTTCTGCTGCGTGTGCGCGCAAGCGGCCGTTCGGCAATCGCAGCCACCGCCCAATACGATGCCATCAACCAGTTGATGCGCCTGCAGCGCTGGCCCCAGGCACAAGCGGAACTGGCTGACTTCCGTCAGCACTATCCAGAGCACAAGCTCACCCCATCGCTGACCGCCAAGGCCGTGGCCATCTATCAGGGGCTGGATATGCCGGAGGCGGCCGCCAACGAGCTGATGGCACTGGCCAACAGCGACCCGGACCCGCGCGTGCGCCGCGATTCGCTTTACCTGGCGGCGGAACAATTTGAGCAATCTGGCAACACCGCCCGTGCCATTGAGGCCTATCGCCAGTACGCCCGCGATTGGCGCGAGCCCGCGCTGCAGAATCTGGAGGCCCAGTACCAGCTGGTTTCCCTGTATGAAAAGGTGGGCAACCCCCGCGAACGGAATCTCTGGATCAACAGCCTCGCCGGCAACCGGGTCTCCGAGCCGCGGGGTCGCTATCTGGCGGCTTACGCCAGCAATGAGCTGGCCGCACAGAGTTACGCGCGCTTCGAACGGCAGAAGCTGAACCTGCCACTCAAGCAGAGCCTCAAGCGCAAAAAGCAGGCCATGGAAGAGACCGTATCCGACTACAAAAAAGTGCTGGATTTCGGCATTGCCGAATTCACCACTGCTGCCAATTTTCGTCTGGCAGAAATCTATCGCCAGCTCAGCCGCGACCTGATGGACTCACAGCGCCCCAACGGACTGAATCCGCTGGAACTGGAGCAGTATGAAATCCTGCTGGAAGAGCAGGCCTACCCGTTCGAGGAAAAAGCCATCGAACTGCACGAAGCGAATGTAAAACGCACCGCAGACGGCGTGTACGACGACTGGGTGAAGAGCAGTTTCTCGTCGCTGGAAAACCTGTTGCCGGCGCGCTATCGCAAACCGGAAACCACAGTGGAGTGGAGCGATGCGGCTTACTGA